From the genome of Leptotrichia sp. HSP-342:
TATGTATTACAACGAGATACATTATGAGTAATTTTACAAATAATAGTACAAAAAATCTAGATAAATAATACAAAAATTCAATAAATATTGTATTTTATATAATACTAACTCTCTTTTTAAAATATTTATGGCTCATGATATATTTCCTTTCGTTAATGTTTTTGTGGTTACTAACATTTTAACACGAAATTATCATGAGTTTTTATATTTTTTTAGTTTGTCGCAATATATTATACAATCTATGTCATAATAAAAATTTAAAATTCTTTTTCTATAATCTTTTTCATATGCCATGATATTATTATATCATATTTTTAGGTCGTTTTTATGCAGGTTTTACTATAATTATAAAAAATACAGATAAATAATACTACTTAAATGAGAAAAGTATGAGTCAGAATTGAATAATCTTGTAGATAAAAAGTTGTAACTAAAATTAAATGTTACAACTCTTTCTATTTTTATTTAAATTATTTCAAAAAGATTATACTAGAAATTAAATCTAAGTCCTGTGGTAAAAACATTATTATTCCCTTTACCTTTTCCACTGTCAACAGAACTGTCATAGTTTACATACCATCCAAATCTAGAATTTACTTCTGTCAATGCTCCAACTCCAGTCCATGTTTTGTTCTTAGAAAGTCCGATACCTTTTACCTTAAACGTTGCTCCAGGCAGTCCAGTATATCTTGCGTCAAAGCTCAAGTCCTGCTCATTGAAAGATCTCTGATGTGTTATGTATCCCTGGAATGTAGTAGTCTTGCTTCCACCGTTCCAGCTTACAGCCTTTCCAACTCTAAGACCAACTAGTGCTGCTGTCTGATTGTAGTTCTTTTTATCAGCAGTCAGTCCAAACTGGCTCTTCTCTTCAGAGAATGAACCTCTTACAACTGTATCGTGAGTCAATCCCGCAAACGGTGTTACAACAAAGTCACCGTTATCATTTTTAATGTCATATCCTGTTTCTAGATATCCAGAATAAACTTTATCATTATGATTAATTTTTGCTCTAGTAAAGTCATTATTGCTTAAAATAATATCTCTTTCAACATCACTGTCAACAAATCCGATACCAAAACGACCTTGCAGATAAAAAGGAACATTTTTGTTTCCTAATCTTCCGTATAATGAAACTCCAAAGTTATTAGCATCAGATTTTCCACCATATCTATTGAATTTAACATTAGCCTTTGAATAAGATAATGCAGTACCTAATATTAAGTTTTCGCCAAACTGCTTGTCAACTCCAACTTGTCCACCAGTAACTTTACTATTTCCTTTACCATATCCATCCTGTTTTAATGTACCATTAGCACCAAATCCAGAAACCCATAATCCAAAGTTGTCTCCAACATTATCCAAAGTTCCTAACATGACAAGTCTGTTTGATAAATCCTTATTTACAGTTTGTGAATGCTGGAACGTAAGAGCCTGTGCAGAAGCATAGATTTGTCCAGACAGACTATCAAGTACAGCAGCTCTATTAGAACGATTTAGAGATTGAAGTTTTGCAGCTTTTTTTTCAAATTGAGCAATATTTTCAGCAGTACCATTTTCAATATTCTGATCTAATTCTTGGAAAGCAGTTTCCAAGTTCTTGGCAGTATTTTTTTGCATTTCATCAGATTCTGCTATTTTTTCTACATAGTCTAGTACATTTTTTCTGCTTATCTTTGTAGAAACAGAATTTTCATTTTGGTTGATTTTAGCGTTTAGCATTTCATCAGTATCAATGGTTTCAAAGTTTCCTTCAATTCTATTGTCTGATGTGATTATCTCTTGATTTGTTCCATTTGCGGTAATATATTTTCTTTCACCATTTTCTTCAGGCTTTATTTCAAGTTTTGAATTATTTAAGCTAACTCTTCCTGTTACATGAAGATTTGAGTTCAACTCTGCTACAACTCTTGAATTTTCAAGTGATTCATAATTTCCATTAACTTGTGTTGATCCTCTGTTTTCAAGAGTTCCGTCATTTGTTATATTGTTATTTATTCTGGCGTTATTTGTGGAAAGTATAGCACGTCTACGGACATTCAGTGACGATACATAAGTACCATTTACTCTTAATCTTCCTGCATTTACATTTGTATCACCAAGGAAAGTTGAGTTTCCCGATAATATAAGTTCTCCTGCTCCATTTTTTTCCAGTCCAGCATTTCCTGAAATATCATTTGAGAAAGTATATACTCCACTTGGAATATTTACAATTACACTTGGTCCAAGTGCAAGCTGAGTGTCAAATAAGGAAGGTCCTTTTAATGCCTTATCAATGTTTAAAAGTCCCCATCCATAAACAGAATCGACTCCTCTCTCTCCAATATCTGTAGCAGTTGACAATATAGTTTGTCTTATAAGATTTGCATCCATCCATGGATACTTTTCTTTGATTAGAGCGGCAGTTCCTGTTACGATTGGTGCCGCAAATGAAGATCCTCCACCTACGAAGCTTCTTCCTCTTATTGTAAATGTGTGATCACTTATAGCTGTTACAGACCACATTTTTGCAACTCCTGCAGGAGATAATGGTGTAAGATTGCTCCAATCAGTATCTCCCATTCTTGATTCTTCCCTTGAAGTTAGTCCTACTACATTTATCCATCCTTTTTGTAAATCTGTTTCAAAATATGGGAGTCCCCCTTCAAGAGTAGGTTGGGTATCCGATGAATCATTTCCAGCGGCCCAAACAAATAATGCTCCATTATTGACTTCATTTCTATAGAATTGGAGCATCGCACTTCCTATCTGATGTCCATAATAATGAGTTGAGGTTCTTGATGAGTTAAAATCTGTTACCATTGCATCAATTCCGAATGACTGGTTATAAATGGTAACCCCTCTATTTTTTAATTCCTGATACATTTCTAGTGTTGGCTCAGGTCTTGTTCCATCTGAAGAATGGTTTCCAGCATCAATTGCAAATACAGAGACTCCTTTTGCAATTCCTTCAGTTCTTCCTGCTGCTAATGCAGCTACAGTTATTCCATGATCATCATTTTCTGTAGATGAGGCAGTAAATCCCGGAACTGTAAATTTTGTCAATCTAGATCCAAACTTCTCAGTAAGATCTGATGCAAATGCTGAATTTTCGAATCCCACATCAATAATTCCTACTTTTACTCCTGTTCCTGTAATTGTTGTATTTGAATTATTATGTGGGTTACTACGATTATAACTAAGTTCTGTATTATTCCAAGCTATTGTCGGTGTTACAGTTGCAGTTGCAGTTGGTCTGTTTGTTCCAGAAGAAGGCGAATTAGTTGTGGTTCCAATACCACCGCC
Proteins encoded in this window:
- a CDS encoding autotransporter domain-containing protein, whose amino-acid sequence is MSKNLNQINNGIKGILKKYNFKKRSILMGMAILVISCGGGGGGGIGTTTNSPSSGTNRPTATATVTPTIAWNNTELSYNRSNPHNNSNTTITGTGVKVGIIDVGFENSAFASDLTEKFGSRLTKFTVPGFTASSTENDDHGITVAALAAGRTEGIAKGVSVFAIDAGNHSSDGTRPEPTLEMYQELKNRGVTIYNQSFGIDAMVTDFNSSRTSTHYYGHQIGSAMLQFYRNEVNNGALFVWAAGNDSSDTQPTLEGGLPYFETDLQKGWINVVGLTSREESRMGDTDWSNLTPLSPAGVAKMWSVTAISDHTFTIRGRSFVGGGSSFAAPIVTGTAALIKEKYPWMDANLIRQTILSTATDIGERGVDSVYGWGLLNIDKALKGPSLFDTQLALGPSVIVNIPSGVYTFSNDISGNAGLEKNGAGELILSGNSTFLGDTNVNAGRLRVNGTYVSSLNVRRRAILSTNNARINNNITNDGTLENRGSTQVNGNYESLENSRVVAELNSNLHVTGRVSLNNSKLEIKPEENGERKYITANGTNQEIITSDNRIEGNFETIDTDEMLNAKINQNENSVSTKISRKNVLDYVEKIAESDEMQKNTAKNLETAFQELDQNIENGTAENIAQFEKKAAKLQSLNRSNRAAVLDSLSGQIYASAQALTFQHSQTVNKDLSNRLVMLGTLDNVGDNFGLWVSGFGANGTLKQDGYGKGNSKVTGGQVGVDKQFGENLILGTALSYSKANVKFNRYGGKSDANNFGVSLYGRLGNKNVPFYLQGRFGIGFVDSDVERDIILSNNDFTRAKINHNDKVYSGYLETGYDIKNDNGDFVVTPFAGLTHDTVVRGSFSEEKSQFGLTADKKNYNQTAALVGLRVGKAVSWNGGSKTTTFQGYITHQRSFNEQDLSFDARYTGLPGATFKVKGIGLSKNKTWTGVGALTEVNSRFGWYVNYDSSVDSGKGKGNNNVFTTGLRFNF